The Zeugodacus cucurbitae isolate PBARC_wt_2022May chromosome 4, idZeuCucr1.2, whole genome shotgun sequence genome includes the window AATATCGATCGCTtaggaatatatacatacacaagttttatcatacaaaattaaataaaaacctcaaagattaaaatcaattaaaacaacTTAAGTACTAACACTCTAAAGCTACAATTTACCCAAAGCATTAAAGAGTTGAACTagtcaaacacacacataaaaaaatcaaaaccaaaAAGACGCTCAATCGTCCAACAGCTCCTGCTTAACGGCATGACTGGTAGCGGAGGCGGCGGCGGCGGGTGTGGACGTCGCTGAGGCATAAGTGGTGGATGAGGAGGGCGTGACGCCGTTAACCATATTGGTGCGCAGGAGATTGGCGCTGGAACGCGTCATGGCGCCACGATGTGCAGCAGCCGTAGCCGGCGACACAGCCGTTGTTGGTGGGGTGCTTGTGGTGTTGCGCACCGTCGAGGAAATCGAGGCGACGTTCTTTGGTAACGCTGTCATAGCGGTGGTGCTGGACGCTACCGCAGGACTTTGCAGTAAGGTACTCAGGCGTCGTATCATCGCCAAGTCCGCCGCATTCACTACGGTCATTGCGGTGGGCGAGGCGGTATTGAACGTGTTTAACGGTGAGGCATAACCGGAGGCAGTAGGTGACGATGCCGCGGTCGGTGTTGGTGTCGGTGTGCGTCGTTTATTGTTCGGTGTGTAACCATTCGTATAGCCATTGCTGCTGGCAATGGATATATTACTGTTATGCATGCTATTCGAATGCGACGGCCGACGTGTTATGCTGCTGCCATGTGTACTGCTCTCGAATATCTCACCAATTACTTCGTAGATGCGCTTCTTGAAACTGATCTTTTGACGGAAGTCCATCGCCTTCATTTCGGGCAACAAGCCTTGCAGGAAAGCGGCGTCGAAATCGGGATCGGGCGTGCAGAGTTCGCTGGGTTGAGGCTGCGTGatagaaatgaaatataaaattaataacgagtaattaaaaaaagtgatGAAAATGTATGACTCACCTTAATGTCGCGCTCCTGCTCCACTTCGGCGCACATCATGGACTCGGCGGTGCGCAAACGCTTTTTGAACGGATAGAGCGGCACCACTGGCACATCCGCCACAATGCGTTCCGCTTCCATGGCAACAATCGGCGGTGTAGGTaccagctgctgttgttgcggcAGTGCACCaatatgttgttgtatttgttgcgaCAACAGTGGCAGTGGCGAGTTTTGTACAGGCAATTTGCGTTCCGTCGCATCGACTTGTATTTCCTCAGCGGACTGCTGCTGGCACTGCATCGTTGTCGGATCACCCTTACACGATTGTGTGCCCTCATCGGCGCTACTGCTTGGCGCACGTTCCGGACGTGAATCATCTTCGTCGGTATTGCGCAGTTTTTCCTCCTCCTCTTCTTCCTCCTGTGCCGCCATAGCGACAAAGCCGTCGAAGGACTCCTCACCAATCGGCACCTCAATCATTTCGCTCTTCTCATCGGCCGACGTATAGTAGTTGGGACGACGCGACACTGGTATGCCAGGTGTTATGTGACGTGCAAGGAACTGTAGCTCTTCGTGTAGGTAATATGGTTTGGTACGATTCGCGCTGGACGGTATTTTGTTGACATTGATGGAGCGCGCGAAAGAGGTACGTATGTTGCGCCAGCGTTCTTTGCACGACGGAACTGGAAAGAGTAGAAAGAGAGAAATTAGTATTGTTTACTGGGATATATAAGGAGTTGGCGGTTTTAATGAGTTGCAAGTTAATGGATACAGTATGCCGACGCATTGGGTAGTTCCTAGAATGGAAGAAAGTGCCAAATACCGAAAAAGTTGACGGATCGTTGTGGATCACAAAAAATTGGAGATAGCATATAATGATTTTTCGAAGCTAAGTAATTTGATCTTCGCCTCCTGTGAAACTCCAGAATATAAGGTCTTCTATGAACAACTGTTGAACAGAAGTGGTTCTCGTGGATActctcaaaaataaatttcattagttCTTTGGTGTAAGGCTagctataaaaatgaatttttacagTTATAGTTACATTTCGAGAAGGTATAGAAATTTCTTTGAACTTATTGACATCTTTTGGCCTTGGTAGGCCTACAGCTATGGATTCAAAACTGATTAATCCCCATACTATGTGCTGCGGGATTAGGGGCCGGCTATTATTCCGGTAGTATCCAAGAAACTTTCCATAAAAAATCACATGAAAACATAAGTCTAGTCTCCTCTACAGTGTGAGATCGTAGAGAGAGTGGCCTTCAGTTTATATATCCAAGACCAAGATCGCATGTCGAAAAGGCTCACTATTTGGTGAGATAAGAAACCATGGAAACCCCAGTAAACTTCATACAATGTGTGGAGGTCTTCAAACACAGGTCTATGACTTCGTTTTAAGTCATGAATGGAGTTCTCTGGAAAAGAGCTAACTTATGACGGTACTTCGTAGTATAGAATTTATACCACACGGTACATTTGCACTTCGGAAAAGCACGCGGATGCTAACCAAGCACAACACACAGTTGTgagacaacaaaaataaatatatacaaaggtATACATGGATATGTATACCCGCGCATGTGCATCTGAACGTG containing:
- the LOC105209926 gene encoding uncharacterized protein LOC105209926 encodes the protein MRLSTSNDSKPDNYQINAKICRLVERYACMYDRSHPHYLKKDVVDKAWVKISKEMDDSIPSCKERWRNIRTSFARSINVNKIPSSANRTKPYYLHEELQFLARHITPGIPVSRRPNYYTSADEKSEMIEVPIGEESFDGFVAMAAQEEEEEEEKLRNTDEDDSRPERAPSSSADEGTQSCKGDPTTMQCQQQSAEEIQVDATERKLPVQNSPLPLLSQQIQQHIGALPQQQQLVPTPPIVAMEAERIVADVPVVPLYPFKKRLRTAESMMCAEVEQERDIKPQPSELCTPDPDFDAAFLQGLLPEMKAMDFRQKISFKKRIYEVIGEIFESSTHGSSITRRPSHSNSMHNSNISIASSNGYTNGYTPNNKRRTPTPTPTAASSPTASGYASPLNTFNTASPTAMTVVNAADLAMIRRLSTLLQSPAVASSTTAMTALPKNVASISSTVRNTTSTPPTTAVSPATAAAHRGAMTRSSANLLRTNMVNGVTPSSSTTYASATSTPAAAASATSHAVKQELLDD